Proteins from a genomic interval of Pseudomonas asplenii:
- a CDS encoding acyl-CoA dehydrogenase has product MMVWLLAGLGIALVLAYRQAAAVLWLGVATGWLAAGYLFNLVGPLGAAVAAVLVLLPALVLAIKPLRRSLLSRKALALFRQIMPAMSDTERAAIESGTVWWDAELFSGKPNWDRLLKAAPASLSPEEQAFLDNEVETLCDMANDWETTQVWQDMSPQAWQYTKDAGFLGMIIPKQYGGKGFSHYAHSQVVMKLSTRCSAAAISVMVPNSLGPAELLLHYGTEAQRQHYLPRLARGEDIPCFALTSPYAGSDAGAIPDVGVVCKGQFDGEEVLGFRVTWDKRYITLGPIATVLGLAFRAEDPQGLLGREGSLGITCALIPTSHPGVQTGRRHWPLNAVFQNGPTQGKDVFIPLEWVIGGRDQVGNGWRMLMECLAAGRAISLPSANVGLSKIAVRGTSAYAAMRKQFGLPIGKFEGVQAPLARMAGHLYACDAVRKVSVASLDAGEKPSVISAIAKYHVTERARAVVNDGMDIVAGKGICMGPNNFLARAYQQSPIAITVEGANIMTRCLIIYGQGLIRCHPYVFREMEAARAQDRAGLEAFDSAMFGHIGFVVANTVRAAVHGLSGGRLLKAPAKTDKALAGYYRQIERLSVVLALASDISMGVLGGALKRKESITGRLGDILSQLYILSCVLKRFEDDGRPQGDLPLVHWAAQDALLRAHEALAETLDNYPSKAAARVIRALSFPFGIPLRKPSDQLLGEVAELVQVPGASRDRLLADSYIPQPDIDKLAYGELAFRLQPQVELIEARLKPTVREGIIAPLPISREAFVVWRAKALELQLISDEEDQMLGRYVEYGDHAIQVDDFPQDFGLLEALQQRQAHFEQVAKPVAKRRAAVNEGTAVVDDSGY; this is encoded by the coding sequence ATGATGGTATGGTTATTGGCAGGGCTCGGTATTGCTCTCGTACTCGCCTATCGGCAGGCAGCGGCCGTTCTCTGGCTCGGCGTTGCCACCGGCTGGTTGGCTGCGGGCTATCTGTTCAACCTGGTCGGCCCACTGGGCGCGGCGGTGGCTGCGGTCCTGGTGCTGCTGCCGGCCCTGGTGCTGGCGATCAAACCTCTGCGTCGCAGCTTGCTCAGCCGCAAGGCGCTGGCACTGTTCCGGCAGATCATGCCGGCGATGTCCGACACCGAACGTGCGGCCATCGAGTCAGGCACCGTCTGGTGGGACGCCGAGCTGTTCAGCGGCAAACCGAACTGGGACCGTCTGCTCAAGGCGGCACCGGCGAGCCTGAGTCCGGAGGAACAGGCGTTCCTCGACAATGAGGTGGAAACCCTCTGCGACATGGCCAACGACTGGGAAACCACCCAGGTCTGGCAGGACATGTCGCCCCAGGCCTGGCAATACACCAAGGATGCCGGCTTTCTCGGGATGATCATTCCCAAGCAGTATGGCGGCAAGGGCTTCTCCCATTACGCCCACTCCCAGGTGGTGATGAAGCTGTCGACCCGTTGCTCGGCAGCGGCGATTTCGGTCATGGTGCCCAACTCGCTCGGCCCGGCCGAACTGCTGTTGCACTACGGCACCGAGGCCCAGCGCCAGCATTACCTGCCACGCCTGGCGCGGGGCGAGGATATTCCTTGTTTCGCCCTGACCAGCCCCTACGCCGGCTCCGATGCCGGGGCCATCCCGGATGTCGGCGTGGTCTGCAAAGGGCAATTCGACGGTGAGGAAGTGCTGGGTTTCCGGGTCACCTGGGACAAGCGCTATATCACCCTGGGTCCGATCGCGACGGTACTCGGCCTGGCGTTTCGTGCCGAAGATCCGCAAGGCTTGTTGGGCCGCGAGGGTAGCCTGGGTATCACCTGCGCGCTGATTCCCACCTCTCACCCGGGTGTACAGACCGGTCGCCGGCATTGGCCGCTCAACGCGGTGTTCCAGAACGGTCCGACCCAGGGCAAGGACGTCTTCATTCCGTTGGAGTGGGTGATCGGCGGCCGCGACCAGGTCGGCAATGGCTGGCGCATGCTGATGGAGTGCCTGGCCGCCGGGCGGGCGATCTCGCTGCCATCGGCCAACGTCGGCCTGAGCAAGATCGCGGTACGCGGCACCAGTGCCTATGCGGCGATGCGCAAGCAGTTCGGCCTGCCTATCGGCAAATTCGAAGGCGTGCAGGCACCGTTGGCGCGAATGGCCGGGCATCTGTATGCCTGCGATGCGGTGCGCAAGGTCTCGGTAGCCTCGCTGGATGCCGGGGAAAAACCTTCGGTGATTTCGGCCATCGCCAAGTATCACGTCACCGAGCGTGCCCGCGCGGTGGTCAACGATGGCATGGACATCGTTGCCGGCAAGGGCATCTGCATGGGGCCGAACAACTTTCTCGCCCGCGCCTATCAGCAGAGCCCCATCGCCATTACCGTGGAAGGCGCGAACATCATGACCCGCTGCCTGATCATCTACGGTCAGGGATTGATTCGTTGCCATCCTTATGTCTTCCGGGAAATGGAAGCCGCCCGTGCCCAGGATCGTGCCGGGCTGGAAGCGTTCGACAGTGCGATGTTCGGCCATATCGGTTTTGTCGTTGCCAACACCGTGCGGGCGGCGGTCCACGGTCTCAGTGGCGGGCGGCTGCTCAAGGCCCCGGCCAAGACGGACAAGGCACTGGCGGGTTACTACCGGCAGATCGAGCGGTTGTCGGTGGTGCTGGCGCTGGCCTCCGATATCTCCATGGGGGTGCTGGGCGGTGCGTTGAAACGCAAGGAGAGCATCACCGGCCGGCTGGGCGATATCCTCTCGCAACTGTACATCCTGTCCTGCGTGCTCAAACGTTTCGAGGACGACGGGCGTCCACAGGGCGATCTGCCGCTGGTGCACTGGGCCGCCCAGGATGCCTTGCTGCGTGCCCATGAAGCCCTGGCCGAAACCCTCGACAACTACCCTTCGAAGGCCGCTGCGCGGGTGATTCGTGCATTGAGCTTCCCGTTCGGCATCCCGCTGCGCAAGCCGTCCGACCAGTTGCTCGGCGAGGTCGCCGAACTGGTGCAAGTACCCGGCGCGAGCCGCGACCGGCTGCTGGCCGACTCGTATATCCCGCAGCCGGACATCGACAAGCTGGCCTACGGCGAACTGGCATTCCGTCTGCAGCCGCAGGTCGAGTTGATCGAGGCACGCCTGAAACCGACGGTGCGCGAAGGGATCATTGCGCCGTTGCCGATTTCCCGCGAGGCCTTCGTGGTCTGGCGGGCCAAGGCCCTGGAGCTGCAACTGATCAGCGACGAAGAGGACCAGATGCTCGGGCGCTACGTCGAGTACGGCGACCATGCGATCCAGGTCGACGACTTCCCGCAGGACTTCGGTCTGCTTGAAGCCCTGCAGCAGCGCCAGGCGCATTTCGAACAGGTGGCCAAGCCGGTTGCCAAGCGTCGTGCGGCGGTCAATGAAGGCACGGCTGTCGTTGACGACAGCGGCTATTGA
- a CDS encoding acetyl-CoA C-acetyltransferase, with product MTEYSFTPAPVRRVAILGGNRIPFARSNTVYSHDSNQDLLTAALQGLVDRFGLQGQRLGEFAAGAVVKHSRDFNLARETLLSTTLSPQTPAYDIQQACGTGLEAALLVANKIALGQIEVGVAGGSDTTSDAPIGLNESLRRTLLEVNRSKDTLGKLRSLLGIRPSMFFKPLLPRNGEPRTGLSMGEHCEEMAKRWQIKRLAQDELALSSHQALNAAYQRGFFDDLITPYRGLARDNNLRADASLEKLAGLGPAYDKRNGTLTAGNSTPLTDGASVVLLASEAWAAEHDLPVLAYLRTGETAAVNFVDGSEGLLMAPAYAVPRMLAREGLGLQDFDFYEIHEAFAAQVLCTLKAWEDADYCRERLGLEAPLGVIDRARLNVNGGSLGCGHPFAATGGRLLASLAKAIDQRGGGRGLVSVCAAGGLGVTAIVEK from the coding sequence ATGACCGAATACAGCTTTACCCCGGCTCCAGTACGACGGGTTGCCATCCTGGGTGGCAACCGGATTCCGTTTGCCCGTTCCAATACCGTCTATTCCCATGACAGCAACCAGGACCTGCTGACGGCCGCCCTGCAAGGCCTGGTCGACCGCTTCGGCCTGCAAGGCCAGCGTCTGGGCGAGTTCGCCGCCGGTGCGGTGGTCAAGCATTCGCGGGACTTCAACCTGGCTCGCGAGACGTTGCTGTCGACCACACTGTCGCCGCAAACCCCGGCCTATGACATCCAGCAGGCCTGCGGCACGGGCCTGGAGGCGGCGTTGCTGGTGGCCAACAAGATTGCCCTCGGGCAGATCGAGGTGGGGGTGGCCGGTGGTTCCGACACCACGTCGGATGCACCGATCGGCCTCAACGAGTCGTTGCGCCGGACCCTTCTGGAAGTCAATCGCAGCAAGGATACCCTGGGCAAACTGCGCAGCCTGCTCGGCATCCGCCCGTCGATGTTCTTCAAACCGCTGCTGCCGCGCAACGGCGAGCCGCGCACCGGGCTGTCCATGGGCGAGCATTGCGAGGAGATGGCCAAGCGCTGGCAGATCAAGCGTCTGGCCCAGGATGAGTTGGCCCTGAGCAGTCACCAGGCGCTGAATGCGGCCTATCAGCGCGGCTTTTTCGACGACCTGATCACCCCGTATCGCGGGCTTGCTCGCGACAACAACCTGCGCGCCGACGCCAGCCTGGAAAAACTCGCGGGACTGGGGCCGGCCTACGACAAGCGCAACGGCACGCTCACTGCCGGCAACTCGACACCGTTGACCGACGGCGCTTCGGTGGTATTGCTGGCGAGTGAGGCCTGGGCGGCGGAGCATGACCTGCCGGTGCTGGCCTATCTGCGTACGGGCGAAACTGCAGCGGTGAACTTCGTCGACGGTAGCGAAGGGCTGCTGATGGCCCCGGCCTATGCCGTGCCACGGATGCTGGCCCGTGAGGGCCTGGGGCTGCAGGACTTCGACTTCTATGAAATCCACGAAGCCTTCGCCGCGCAGGTGCTGTGCACGCTGAAGGCCTGGGAGGATGCCGATTATTGTCGCGAGCGCCTGGGGCTGGAGGCGCCGCTGGGCGTCATCGACCGCGCCAGACTCAATGTCAATGGTGGTTCGTTGGGCTGCGGGCATCCGTTCGCCGCGACCGGCGGCAGGCTGCTGGCCAGTCTGGCCAAGGCCATCGACCAGCGTGGCGGTGGCCGCGGACTGGTTTCCGTGTGTGCTGCTGGCGGCCTGGGTGTGACGGCTATCGTCGAAAAATAA
- a CDS encoding MaoC/PaaZ C-terminal domain-containing protein: MNIDSTLRIIDPVPSTAQLLWGGLRSLRKPKVEGVPRLPQERLVRPAVELRAADIERYARACGFRREHGVPMSFVHTLAFPLHLLLLTSPTFPWPASGMVHLANRIRQYRRLQPGQALRLQVHCERWVAHPKGQALLIVSQAHSDGSLVWESESLYLRRGVAAPVGDPWQADRALDEQALILTQRWSLAADLGRRFAKVSGDHNPIHTSWPGARLFGFKRPIAHGMWTLGRALAAQQPPRPLDAAGLDCEFKLPMFLPGSATLWKAPTCGTHQTFEVRTAAGDKPHMRGVLTLT, from the coding sequence ATGAATATCGATTCGACCCTTCGTATCATCGATCCGGTGCCTTCCACCGCCCAGTTGCTCTGGGGCGGTTTGCGCAGCCTGCGTAAACCCAAGGTCGAGGGCGTGCCGCGTCTGCCCCAGGAGCGTCTGGTGCGGCCGGCCGTGGAATTGCGGGCGGCGGATATCGAACGTTATGCCCGGGCCTGCGGTTTTCGCCGAGAGCACGGCGTGCCGATGTCCTTCGTGCATACCCTGGCTTTTCCCCTGCATCTGCTGTTGCTGACCAGCCCGACGTTTCCCTGGCCAGCCAGCGGCATGGTGCACCTGGCCAACCGGATTCGTCAGTACCGACGCCTGCAGCCAGGCCAGGCGTTGCGCCTGCAGGTGCACTGCGAGCGCTGGGTGGCGCATCCCAAAGGCCAGGCCTTGCTGATCGTCAGCCAGGCCCACAGCGATGGCAGCCTGGTCTGGGAAAGCGAGAGCCTGTATCTGCGCCGGGGTGTCGCCGCGCCGGTCGGCGATCCCTGGCAGGCTGACCGGGCGCTGGATGAGCAAGCGCTGATCCTGACCCAGCGCTGGTCGTTGGCGGCGGATCTGGGACGGCGGTTCGCCAAGGTTTCGGGCGACCACAATCCGATCCATACCTCGTGGCCGGGAGCACGGCTGTTCGGCTTCAAGCGACCGATTGCCCATGGCATGTGGACCCTGGGCCGGGCCTTGGCTGCGCAGCAGCCACCGCGGCCACTGGACGCGGCCGGGCTCGATTGCGAGTTCAAGCTGCCGATGTTCCTGCCCGGCAGTGCGACGTTATGGAAGGCGCCGACCTGCGGGACGCACCAGACCTTTGAAGTACGTACGGCGGCCGGCGACAAGCCGCATATGCGTGGTGTGCTCACGCTCACTTGA
- a CDS encoding alkane 1-monooxygenase, which yields MNSILAAPGVWTDSKRHLWWLGALPMVTPVLSGVLALVTGIQSLWWIGVVVIFGLIPMIDGLLGEDHSNPPETIVPDLEKQTYYRWIIYSCVALMCVSLVTTAWMAAGGVDWMIGGGLQRLAQTLHLQGGLAGLMGYITERAQVHGSVSGFTYLGMAMSTGAATGIAINIAHELGHKTRPLEQFLAKVALAPTFYGHFFVEHNRGHHVRVATPEDPASSRLGESFWSFLPRSVWFSLRSAWHLERERLHKQGLPTVHWKNAVLNAWLFSVVMWGVLIAWLGLAVIPFLVIQGIYGFSLLEVVNYVEHYGLLRQKLPNGRYERCSPRHSWNSNRIVTNIFLFQLQRHSDHHAYPTRSYQALRHFDESPQLPYGYASMIVWAYVPFLWRRLMDKRVLAHYSGDVRLANLQPSKRKQLLQQYGTDYTD from the coding sequence ATGAACTCCATTCTGGCAGCACCGGGTGTCTGGACGGACAGCAAGCGTCACCTGTGGTGGCTCGGCGCCTTGCCGATGGTCACCCCCGTATTGTCCGGCGTGCTCGCCCTGGTTACTGGCATCCAGTCCTTGTGGTGGATCGGTGTAGTGGTGATCTTCGGTTTGATCCCCATGATCGACGGCCTGCTCGGCGAAGACCACAGCAACCCGCCGGAAACCATCGTTCCGGATCTTGAGAAACAGACCTACTATCGCTGGATCATCTACAGCTGCGTGGCGCTGATGTGTGTCTCGCTGGTCACCACTGCCTGGATGGCAGCAGGTGGCGTCGACTGGATGATCGGCGGTGGCTTGCAGCGCCTGGCTCAGACACTGCACCTGCAGGGTGGGCTGGCTGGCCTGATGGGCTATATCACCGAACGTGCCCAGGTGCATGGCAGTGTCAGCGGCTTCACCTACCTGGGCATGGCCATGTCCACCGGCGCGGCGACCGGCATTGCGATCAATATCGCCCACGAATTGGGTCACAAGACCCGGCCGCTGGAGCAGTTCCTGGCCAAGGTGGCCCTGGCACCGACCTTCTACGGACACTTCTTTGTCGAGCATAACCGCGGCCACCATGTGCGCGTGGCGACCCCCGAAGATCCGGCCAGCTCACGCCTGGGCGAGAGTTTCTGGAGCTTCCTGCCGCGCTCGGTCTGGTTCAGCCTGCGTTCGGCCTGGCATCTGGAGCGCGAGCGTCTGCACAAGCAGGGCCTGCCGACCGTGCACTGGAAAAACGCGGTGCTGAACGCCTGGCTGTTCAGTGTGGTGATGTGGGGAGTATTGATTGCCTGGCTGGGCCTGGCCGTTATTCCTTTTCTGGTGATCCAGGGTATCTACGGGTTCTCGCTGCTTGAAGTCGTGAACTATGTAGAGCATTACGGCCTGTTGCGTCAGAAGTTGCCCAATGGTCGTTATGAGCGGTGTTCGCCACGGCACTCCTGGAACAGTAATCGTATTGTCACCAATATCTTTCTGTTCCAGTTGCAACGCCACTCCGATCATCACGCCTATCCGACCCGCAGTTACCAGGCCCTGCGTCATTTCGACGAGTCGCCGCAACTGCCCTACGGTTACGCCAGCATGATTGTCTGGGCCTACGTACCGTTTCTGTGGCGGCGACTGATGGACAAGCGGGTGTTGGCGCACTATTCAGGGGATGTCCGCCTGGCCAATCTGCAACCGTCCAAACGCAAGCAGTTACTTCAACAGTACGGCACTGACTACACCGATTGA
- a CDS encoding alpha/beta fold hydrolase, with the protein MAWGVAAVAFVLGSAGLWALSTRINRRVERAVPADGRFVEVDGERIHYVDEGQGPVLVMIHGLSGCGRNLTHSLSPQLREQFRVITLDRPGSGYSSRSAGAGVSITAQARLIARFIETLHLGRPLVVGHSLGGALALALALDHPQRVSALVLLAPLTHPQRMLPLVFLSLGVRPDFIRRWFAQTLAAPMAMLGRGGLLKAVFAPERPPADFAERGGGLLAMRSDNFYCASSEIATVNDDLPKMVRRYPQLDLPVGLVYGSRDAVLDYRRHGESMARLVPGLQLDILEGRGHMLPVTAVEPVVAMVRAIAARANEQQGITLQHETSAVIPS; encoded by the coding sequence ATGGCGTGGGGTGTAGCAGCGGTTGCGTTTGTGCTGGGCAGTGCCGGACTCTGGGCTCTCAGCACCCGGATCAATCGGCGGGTCGAGCGCGCGGTGCCGGCCGACGGACGTTTTGTCGAAGTCGATGGCGAACGTATCCACTATGTGGACGAGGGGCAGGGCCCGGTGCTGGTGATGATCCATGGGCTGAGTGGCTGTGGGCGCAACCTGACCCATTCGTTGTCGCCACAATTGCGCGAGCAGTTCCGGGTCATCACCCTGGACCGTCCCGGCTCCGGTTATTCCAGCCGCTCTGCGGGGGCCGGGGTCAGCATCACCGCACAAGCCCGCCTGATTGCCCGTTTCATCGAGACCTTGCATCTGGGTCGACCCCTGGTCGTCGGGCATTCCCTCGGCGGCGCACTGGCCCTGGCGTTGGCGCTCGATCACCCGCAGCGGGTGTCCGCACTGGTGCTGTTGGCGCCCTTGACCCATCCGCAGCGCATGTTGCCTCTGGTGTTCCTGTCGCTGGGCGTTCGGCCCGATTTCATCCGGCGCTGGTTTGCCCAGACCCTGGCGGCGCCGATGGCCATGCTTGGACGCGGTGGCCTGCTCAAGGCGGTGTTCGCCCCCGAGCGTCCGCCAGCGGATTTCGCCGAGCGCGGTGGTGGTCTGCTTGCCATGCGTTCTGACAACTTCTATTGCGCTTCCAGCGAGATCGCCACGGTCAATGACGATTTGCCAAAGATGGTCCGGCGCTATCCGCAGCTCGATTTACCTGTGGGGCTGGTTTATGGCTCACGGGACGCGGTGTTGGACTATCGCCGACACGGTGAGTCGATGGCGCGCCTGGTACCCGGTCTTCAACTGGACATTCTCGAGGGGCGAGGGCACATGCTGCCGGTCACGGCGGTCGAGCCTGTGGTCGCCATGGTCCGTGCTATTGCCGCACGGGCAAACGAGCAACAAGGCATCACTCTGCAACACGAAACGTCTGCGGTCATACCTTCCTGA
- a CDS encoding outer membrane protein transport protein, whose product MNNKKQQLQVAIGLALLSSVMASGSVQAGGFQTPTYGAPGWGRAFGGGSLFKNDPSAAFNNPAAMAFIDQAVVQQTVDYARINIKYKGTAKDYTGQPTSNTTTDPLTGAPVFNERTGDGGEAGFTAWLPTGFLVMPINDRISFGLSQVVPQGMKSTWDQDWKGRDFAVDTKIETVGLTGSLSFKVNDQFSLGGGIIVQHSSGFVSQNIDLLAAASLSPNFGGAQLPSGLGQSLIRVKVDNTSVGWFTGVVWKPTEVDTIGLNYHAKIKNKMEGKYNIYADETSRGLMTQPFGPNGETLVEFAYPGLKLFPDGANASTQLDIPATAALDWVHQFNDRFTLGASANWTEWSSFKSLTLKSDGNTLVAIPYNYKNSWMLSLGGDYKVTDDFTFRAGVARDQTPTRNSTRDPRIPDGDRWFASLGFGYEIRAIPGLSIDGAYSRQFVDEVKLKTQNQDRLGGASLDGKVDSKGEVVSLSATYRF is encoded by the coding sequence ATGAATAATAAGAAGCAGCAGTTGCAGGTAGCGATTGGACTGGCCTTGCTGAGCAGTGTGATGGCGTCCGGTTCGGTGCAGGCTGGTGGTTTCCAGACGCCGACCTATGGTGCGCCAGGTTGGGGGCGAGCTTTTGGTGGGGGTTCATTGTTCAAGAATGACCCATCGGCTGCCTTCAATAACCCGGCCGCGATGGCTTTCATCGATCAGGCGGTTGTTCAGCAAACCGTGGACTACGCACGCATCAACATCAAGTACAAAGGAACGGCCAAGGACTATACCGGCCAGCCGACCTCCAATACGACGACGGACCCGCTTACCGGGGCTCCGGTATTCAACGAGCGCACCGGTGACGGTGGTGAAGCCGGTTTCACTGCCTGGCTGCCGACGGGTTTTCTGGTGATGCCGATCAATGATCGGATCAGTTTCGGTTTGAGTCAGGTCGTTCCCCAGGGGATGAAAAGCACCTGGGATCAGGACTGGAAAGGGCGTGATTTCGCGGTAGATACAAAAATTGAAACGGTCGGCCTGACCGGTTCTCTTTCGTTCAAGGTGAACGACCAGTTTTCGTTGGGCGGTGGCATCATCGTCCAGCACAGCAGTGGTTTTGTCAGTCAGAACATCGACCTTCTGGCCGCAGCCTCTCTCTCCCCCAATTTCGGCGGAGCGCAGCTTCCATCCGGGCTGGGCCAGTCTCTGATCCGAGTGAAGGTGGACAATACCTCGGTCGGCTGGTTTACCGGTGTGGTCTGGAAGCCGACCGAAGTCGACACGATCGGCTTGAATTATCATGCCAAGATCAAGAACAAGATGGAGGGCAAATACAACATTTATGCGGATGAAACCTCCAGGGGGCTCATGACCCAGCCTTTCGGCCCCAATGGCGAAACGCTGGTCGAATTTGCCTATCCCGGACTCAAACTGTTCCCGGATGGCGCCAATGCGTCTACCCAGCTGGATATTCCCGCCACCGCAGCACTGGACTGGGTTCATCAGTTCAACGACCGATTCACCTTGGGGGCCAGCGCCAACTGGACCGAGTGGTCGTCATTCAAGAGCCTGACGCTGAAATCCGACGGCAATACCCTGGTGGCCATTCCCTACAACTACAAGAACTCGTGGATGCTCTCGTTGGGTGGCGACTACAAGGTCACCGATGACTTCACCTTCCGCGCGGGTGTGGCGCGAGACCAGACGCCGACCCGCAACTCGACTCGCGATCCGCGCATTCCCGATGGCGATCGCTGGTTTGCCTCGCTGGGCTTCGGTTACGAGATCAGGGCAATACCTGGCTTGAGCATTGACGGAGCCTATTCCCGGCAGTTCGTGGACGAGGTCAAGCTCAAGACCCAGAACCAGGATCGCCTGGGTGGCGCCTCTCTGGACGGCAAGGTCGATAGCAAGGGCGAGGTGGTCAGTCTGTCGGCGACATACCGCTTCTGA
- the praA gene encoding alkane oxidation protein activator PraA → MQKVLLTARVVAALLGFSQVAPAFAAARIEPANTEFTAKGPISFAKSIINADCTIQVSGRISADGSYVSVDKVGFDGGLKCGQVEATHLPWKLIAKDETSGAMSGIQVTVHAPLVGGDCGPTTAEGSWNNSTGKLQANNVALDGGCTIKTVSIQMPPTFRVVP, encoded by the coding sequence ATGCAAAAAGTTCTGTTGACTGCTCGTGTAGTGGCCGCGTTGCTGGGGTTCTCCCAGGTCGCGCCGGCCTTTGCCGCGGCGCGTATCGAACCGGCCAATACCGAGTTCACTGCCAAGGGGCCGATCAGTTTTGCCAAGAGCATCATCAATGCCGACTGCACCATCCAGGTCAGCGGCCGGATCAGTGCCGACGGCAGTTATGTCAGTGTCGACAAGGTCGGTTTCGACGGTGGCCTGAAGTGCGGCCAGGTCGAGGCCACGCACCTGCCCTGGAAACTGATCGCCAAGGATGAAACCAGCGGTGCGATGTCAGGTATCCAGGTCACCGTGCATGCCCCGCTGGTGGGCGGCGATTGTGGGCCGACCACCGCCGAAGGCAGCTGGAACAACAGTACCGGCAAACTCCAGGCGAACAATGTCGCGCTGGATGGCGGCTGCACCATCAAGACGGTTTCGATCCAGATGCCGCCGACGTTCCGGGTAGTGCCCTGA
- the praB gene encoding alkane oxidation protein activator PraB — translation MKGIKTLVSATAIAVCMGAASMASAATIGPNGPFSATGSITVKSPSSFQAAVTCPVVASGTVSGGVATITSFSTSSGSGLCQLPQFKNLPSPGWVITAASATTGTIANVGYTISSLPSTNCGPSTINVSWASSGSVGGTLSATNQALSGNCTVSSLSVSAPTITITP, via the coding sequence ATGAAAGGCATCAAAACTCTCGTGTCTGCCACTGCAATCGCTGTCTGCATGGGCGCCGCATCCATGGCTTCTGCCGCAACTATCGGTCCAAACGGGCCGTTCTCTGCCACGGGTAGCATCACCGTCAAGTCGCCCTCGTCGTTCCAGGCGGCAGTGACCTGCCCGGTGGTCGCCAGCGGTACCGTTTCGGGTGGTGTCGCCACGATCACCAGCTTCAGCACTTCCAGTGGTAGCGGGCTGTGCCAACTGCCGCAATTCAAGAACCTGCCGTCTCCAGGCTGGGTAATCACCGCTGCCAGCGCCACTACCGGCACCATCGCCAATGTCGGCTACACCATCTCCAGCCTGCCATCGACCAACTGTGGTCCAAGCACCATCAACGTCAGTTGGGCCAGTTCTGGCTCGGTGGGCGGCACTCTGAGCGCTACCAACCAGGCTTTGAGTGGTAACTGCACCGTGAGTTCGCTCAGTGTCAGTGCGCCGACTATCACCATCACCCCTTGA
- a CDS encoding 3-oxoacyl-ACP reductase: MSDGYLSFVNSPWGRRLARSVGLPQPLPLQRYRQGQAGNSLNPVVLAGAPQGRLLGELQRIFAATETVVATPASVQAPSTVKVQGLVFDASGLADIAQLDELYRFFHANVRRLNQHGRVLVLGTPPEHCAELAQAVAQRALEGFVRSLGKELRRAITVQLLYVAPGAEAEMDSSLRFFLSRRSAYVCGQVVRIGEPVDVPKAIDWQRPLAGRRALVTGACRGIGLAIAQVLAGEGAVVICLDIPPVETELQQVASSLGGTALAMDITTPQAAERLLAFAGEQGAFDIVVHNAGITQDKTLAKMTEAAWRKVMAVNLEAPLRLSTTLLEGQGLNPGGRIVCVSSISGIAGNLGQSNYATSKAGVIGLVQSLAPLAARQQVTVNGVAPGFIETQMTAKIPLLIREAGRRMNSLSQGGQAEDVAQTIAWLAHPASGGINAQVVRVCGQSLLGA, translated from the coding sequence ATGTCTGACGGTTATCTTTCTTTCGTCAATTCGCCCTGGGGGCGACGTCTGGCGCGATCGGTCGGCTTGCCGCAACCGCTGCCATTGCAGCGCTACCGCCAGGGCCAGGCGGGTAACAGCCTCAACCCGGTGGTGCTCGCTGGCGCCCCACAGGGCCGGTTGCTCGGCGAGTTGCAGCGGATTTTCGCGGCCACCGAGACGGTCGTTGCCACTCCGGCGAGCGTCCAGGCGCCGTCCACGGTCAAGGTCCAGGGGCTGGTGTTCGATGCCAGCGGCCTGGCCGATATCGCCCAACTGGACGAGTTGTACCGGTTCTTTCATGCCAACGTCCGGCGCCTGAATCAGCATGGTCGCGTGCTGGTACTCGGCACGCCGCCGGAACACTGCGCTGAACTGGCCCAGGCCGTGGCACAGCGGGCACTGGAAGGTTTCGTGCGTTCGCTGGGCAAGGAATTGCGCCGAGCGATCACCGTGCAGTTGCTGTACGTAGCGCCGGGCGCGGAAGCGGAAATGGACAGCAGCCTGCGCTTCTTCCTGTCACGCCGTTCGGCTTATGTCTGCGGCCAGGTGGTCCGCATCGGCGAGCCGGTGGACGTGCCCAAGGCCATCGACTGGCAGCGGCCGCTGGCCGGGCGCCGAGCCTTGGTCACGGGTGCTTGTCGTGGTATCGGCCTGGCGATCGCCCAGGTGCTGGCCGGCGAGGGGGCCGTGGTGATCTGCCTGGATATCCCACCGGTCGAGACGGAGTTGCAGCAGGTCGCCAGTTCGCTGGGCGGGACGGCATTGGCCATGGATATCACCACACCCCAGGCCGCCGAACGTTTGCTGGCATTTGCCGGTGAACAAGGTGCCTTTGATATCGTCGTGCACAACGCCGGTATCACCCAGGACAAGACTCTGGCGAAGATGACCGAAGCGGCCTGGCGCAAGGTCATGGCGGTCAATCTCGAGGCGCCGTTGCGGCTGAGCACGACGTTGCTCGAAGGGCAGGGGCTCAACCCGGGTGGACGGATCGTTTGTGTGTCGTCGATTTCCGGGATCGCCGGCAATCTTGGGCAGAGCAACTACGCCACTTCCAAGGCCGGTGTGATCGGCCTGGTGCAAAGCCTGGCCCCGCTGGCGGCGCGCCAGCAGGTGACGGTCAACGGGGTGGCGCCGGGTTTCATCGAAACCCAGATGACCGCGAAGATCCCGTTGCTGATTCGCGAGGCGGGGCGGCGGATGAACTCCCTGTCCCAGGGCGGTCAGGCCGAGGATGTCGCGCAGACCATCGCCTGGCTGGCGCACCCGGCCTCGGGCGGGATCAATGCGCAGGTGGTCCGCGTTTGCGGGCAAAGCCTGCTGGGGGCCTGA